The DNA region TTTGAACATCAGTGGAAGGAGCTGCACCCATCTGTCCCAGACATCCTTAATAGGGACAAGCTTGTCAGATCTTGCTCTGGTATCTCTGTTGACAAATCTGAGGACTCTTGATATCATATGAAAGGTCTGAAGTGACATTGTTGCCCGGAAAATATTTCTGCCTGTTGATGCGTCCCAGAGACTATCAGTGGCCTCGTTGCAGGATCTGTACACTCCAGCAATAAGAGGAACACCAATATAAGCATCCAAGTATTCCTCATCCATGTCTTTCCACATGTCGCCATGGACTTTTTTTCATTCAAGATTCGTGATAGCAATGATGACTCTTGTTAGTGACAATGTCATAAATAGCTCAAAACATGTCTTGATGTCAGTGGCTCTCATCACAGCAAACCTTGAGATCCCAGGGGTCATTTTGATGACATTTGCAGCAGCTGCCCTGCCATGTAAAtcataaagttaaaaagttaaagtaccaatgattgtcaaacacactaggtgtggtgaaatgtgtcctctgcatttgacccatccccttgatcaccccctgggaggtgaggggagcagtgggcagcagcggtgccgcgccagggaatcatttttggtgatttaaccaccaattccaaccctttatgctgagtgccaagcagggaggtaatgggtcccatttttatagtctttggtatgaccccgCGGGGGTGAgaattcacaacctaccgatctcagggcggacactctaaccactaggccactgagtactgATCTACACTACAGATCTTAAAATTTTTGGACTTGAATCTTTCTGCGGTAGTAGCTTCACCACCGGTGACCTCCTCATCAGACTCATCAGATGTGTATGTGTCTTCTGGATAATACTCCACATTGTCTTCCCCCTCAGAAACCTGTTCATCCGTATCACTATGCTGCTCTGTGTCCTCTCCCTCATTTTCGCCAAAATTATTATCCAGAATTTCAttcactgtaaatcttttttttaatttttgcatgcTGCGAATTGGAGATGTGCACTCTACAAGTCACAAATTATATACTGAATTGACCTCACATGTCTGGACATGcccgtctttgtttgtttttgtactggaTAACAAGGTAAAATGAGAATCCCCTAAAGCTCACATAATTGGGAGAGGAGCTGGCTGTCAGTGTGTTCAGTTTTGGCTCTAATAATTGCTTTATAATCTTATTTTTATAACTGGGTCGAAACCGACCCAAGGTCATCATTTCAACCAGAGCATTTTATAatttagtggaaaaaaaaaaagttttattttgttgaaatagaggttcctgacaaagtcaaaaagccttgatgcaaaaaaataaatgtatgtggttcttttatgcatttaaaaactaaaatgggTCGGTGCCGACCCTAACACAAGACGAAGGCTAAATTCTCTCCTTTTTTGGCAGTGACACAATGTTTTCGGAACGTGATATAAGTAacaaaggtgttgctgtagcttgtttacttcagatgcagtcagtagttatTTTTTCCAACTTCAGtagtttgagacatttgtgattaagggctatataagtaaactttgattgattgattgattgattgattgattgattgattgattgattgattgattgattgattgattgattgattgattgattgattgattgattgatagttacACTAGTAACGTTCCTCAAGGTTCTCTTTTAGgtcctctgttttttttcttctgagaGATTCactattttgcagcagattcttaaaaacactggaGTATTGGTCATTTGCAAAACATTCTTAAAAGCTCCTGTTTCTAGCAAGATAAACCGATCAATATCAAACGTCTCCTGTGGAGGCAGCTGGTTCTTTAGAatatacaaaaaaagaaaaataatgaagGGAGAAGCCATcccgtccttagctttctggaaaattGGCCCCCAAAACAAATTATTTCCCTGGTCAATAATATAACGATTTGCTATTGTGCTGTCACTTGTACTTGATAAATGGTTTTGCTCCAGGTCTGACCGCAACTGAAAAAAATGAAAAGGTCTTGTAATGTCATATGTAGTATCAAATCTTGGTTTACCTGCATTTTTAGAATGTAAAGCGGAAATCTCAACTCTTTTGTACCAGATAAAGTGAATTATACAAGTGAAATGGCCTTCAGCAGTTCCTGAGAGGAACTGCTTGCTTGTTGCATGAAACTAAAGCCTTGTTTCCATAATTCAGGCTCAGTTTGATATGGTGAATATTTTGTGCATTAAAATAATTGATGTGTCCAATCCCCATTTTTCGGAAAGTATTACAATACACCCACCCCTAGCAATTGACATCCTTGATTGGTTGGCAGAGAATTAGCTCAGGTTGCACATAATTGAAGCAAtacaaaatattgtttaaaaagaaACAAGAAGCAGGGCTCTGGTTAGGTTTGCTGGAAATTTGCTTTATTAAATCCTATATACCCTTTAGGTGTAATTATAAATTATTTCCCAAGCTGGACTGAACACCAGTCAGTCACAGGAGAACACAGGCATATAACCTAAATGGAAATGTAGGTTATATGCAGCCCACAATGGGGAATATGTTTCAAATATACTCAGTTTACATTAGCTATTCATGCCTTAATGTTACTCAACTTTAAGAGTGCACAGAAAAACAAGGGAAATAATATTTCTGCATTTTCAACATAGAttgtaaaaaatatgcaatacagTCCTCCCGTGTTTATTGCGGGGAATTGATTCCAGGCCTAACCGTGGTAAACAAATTGTGGTAACTTGTGCTCTTTTTCAAGGACCACTGGAAAAGGTTCTTAGCcgaaatacactttattaaagTACTGCAGAGTTACTATTAATACAGACACGGAGCCGACGTAACATTGCTGTCTATCGGAGGATCACGTACACAACCCCGAAGTCCTAGGGACATCACATAGTAAACAGCACATGCGAAAATCATCCATTCCTTATCCTACAGCGACACCAAGTGGGCACTTGGCTATATTGCCGTTGTTCTAATGAGTGCAACTTAATAATGCTTTCATGAATGTTCACATTATAACACTTCTCCCCCTTTAGATTCCAACATTCCCAAAAATATAAATGGACTTTGAGAAAACCCAAAACGGTGGTTATCATTAGCTGGCGTACACATAAACTTAAAGTACTGTCTCAGCAACTGTTTAGCAATATAAACCTGAAAACATGAAAACATGGCAGATTTAAACTTTCAGTCACACATTCAGTCTGTCTGGAGGTTTGCGAGTGCGATGCGACCTTCGCACTACCTCTGGTGACCCAGCAGACACCGCTGGTGTGGGTGACTTCGGTGGATCTGGTGTAGGGAGACTGGGAGAGGTCTGGATGTCAGTGTGAGAGTGTCCATCCTCTCCAGAGGAAACAGAAGCCTCTGTCCTTGTCTCAGACTCTGGCGAACCCACCCCTACTGCTGTTGGTCCAGCCCCTGGAAACTCAGTGGAACtgtctgtctctgagcctgtatcCTGCCGCAGGCGCACATGGTCCTGATGTCTGCGGAAGATACGTCCATCAGTCAGCTTAACAACGTAGGAAACTGGCCCACTCCTCTTGAGAATAATCCCAGGTAGCCACTGCTGGTTGTTGTTGCTGCTGAAGTTTCTCACATAGACACAGTCATCTGGTTTCAACTGTCTCTCACGTGCATGTTGATCatgtctttctttctgtttttcctgctttccctgcaCTTTTGCCTTCATGTCCGGACGCAGCAGGTCCAGTCTTGACTTGGGCCGACGCCCCATCAGCATCTCTGCTGGCGTGCGCCCCGTTGTAGTCTGTGGCGTGAGGCGGTATTTAAACAGGAATCGTGAAAGCTGAGTGCTGAGTGAGTCACCTGTCATTCGCTTCAGGCCCTCCTTCACTGTCTGAACAGCCCGCTCCGCCAGTCCATTTGAGGCTGGGTGGAAAGGAGCTGTTCTTATGTGATGAATGCCGTTCTGTTGCATGAACTCACTGAACAACTCGCTGGTGAAAGTCGGACCATTATCAGTGACTAGTGTGTCAGGCAAGCCGTGTACTGCAAACACTTGCCTGAGTTTGTCGATGGTTGTGGGGGCTGTGATGTTGCTCATGATGTGGGCCTCAATCCATTTAGAATGCGCATCCACCATTAGGAGAAACATCTGCCCCTTAAAAGGGCCCGCAAAGTCCATATGTAGCCTAGACCAGGGACGGTCTGGCCACTCCCATGGGTGCAAAGGAGCAGGTGGAGGCATGTTCTGATTAATCTGACACTGCGTGCATCCTTTCACTTTGTCCTCCAGATCCTTATCCAGTCCTGGCCACCAGACATAGGATCTTGCGAGGCTTTTCATCCGCGATGCACCTGGATGAGTCTCATGTATTTCCTCCACAATCTGTGAACGGCCTGGGGGAGGTACAATGACCCTCGCACCCCAAAAGATGCAGCCATCTTGCAGACTCAGTTCAGTTTTACGTTTAGTATAAGGCCTCAACTCCTCTCCTTCTATCACACTGGGCCAGCCTTGTAAAAGGAAAGTTTTTACTTGGGACATGACTGGGTCCCTCTCTGTCCACTGTTTGATCCGGGATGCTTTCACAGGTGTCTCTTCCAGCTTTTCCAGTGAGAAAACAGTCTCTGGAGGCACATAAGTAACAGCAGGCGTGTCAGGTAAAGGCAGCCGACTCAGTGCATCGGCATTTGCGTTATCCTTACCTGCTCTGTACTCTATGGCGTACTGGTAGGCTGACAGTGTGAGCGCCCAACGTTGTATCCTGGCTGAGGCCAGCGGTGGGATACATTTGGTCTCACTGAACAGGCTCATCAGTGGCTTATGGTCTGTGTAGATCTTGAATGCGCGACCATAGAGATACTGATGAAAGCGCTTGACAGCGAACACGATGGCCAGACCTTCTTTGTCTAGCTGTGAGTATCCCTGCTCCGCTTTTGTCAGGGTACGTGAAGCAAAGCCAACCGGCTTCTCTGATCCGTCCTCCATTACATGCGAAAGAACTGCCCCGACTCCATAGGGCGAGGCGTCGCATGAAAGTGTTATCTGTTTATCCGGGTCATAGTGAACCAGGAGCGTTGCTGAATGGAGGAGCTCTTTCACTTCCTTGAAAGCTGCCTCCTGCTCCTCACACCACTGCCATTTCGTGTCATTGTGAAGCAAATTGTACAGTGGGGCCAAAACTTTTGAGAGGTCGGGCAGAAACTTGCCATAATAGTTCACCATGCCTAAGAAcgatctgagttcagtgatgcatttGGGGTTTGGAGCTTCCTTAATAGCTCTCACTTTGTCTTCCACTGGGCAGAGTCCCTGTGCTGTGATCCTGTGTCCCAGATAGGTCACACTTGGTGCTAGAAACACACATTTGCTGCGCTTTAATCGCAGCCCTGCTTCTGAGAGTCTCTTCAGCACCTCTTCCAAGTTAGCCAGATGCTCCACCTCCGTGGCCCCTGTGACCAAAATATCATCTAAGTACACTGCTACATGCGGAATCCCCTGCAGCAGAGTGTCCATTGTTCTTTGGAAAATGGCAGGACTGGATGCCACTCCAAACACCAGGCGATTGTATTTGAATAAacctttgtgtgtgttgatcgtgaCGTACTCTTTTGAATCCTCGTCGAGCAGTAGCTGTTGGTAGGCCTGGCTCATGTCCAGCTTTGTGAACAGCTTACCCCCTGCCAGGGTAGCAAACAGGTCGTCTATGCGTGGCAATGGATACTCCTCCAGCTTAGAGACCTGATTCACTGTGACTTTGTAGTCCCCGCATATCCGTGCAGTTTTGTCCTCCTTTAACACTGGAACAATGGGTGCTGCCCACCTTGAAAACTGGACGGGCTTGATGATGCCCAGCTTCTGTAATCGTTCCAGTTCCTCTTCAACTTTGCCTTTCATGGCATAGGGCACTGCTCTGGGCTTGAAAAACCTAGGTGTGGCTTCAGGGTCAACATGGAGCTTTACTGTCATGCCCTTAAGTGTTCCCAGCTCATCCTTGAACACATCACTGTATCGCTGCAGAGTGACCTCTGTTGTGCTTGCATATTTTATTTCATGCCAGTTGAGTCGGATTTTTCTAAGCACATCGCGGCCCAAAAGACTGGGCCCTCTGCCTTTAGCGATCACCAGCCTGCCTTTAGCTTTTTGACCCTCTGCTAAAATGTCCACATAAACCACTCCCAAATGAGGAATGGGCTGCCCTGTATAGGTCCTAAGTTTGAGCTTTGATGGGCGGATGGGAGGCTGGTTAAACCCCCACGTCCTCCTGTAAGTGTCTTCACTGATAACGGAGGCTGTAGCTCCTGAATCAATCTCAAACTTAATGTCCTGCCCTCCTACAGTGACTGTTGCATAGTAAGGCTCAGGTGGTTCTTCATCCGTTTCCACaccaaacatgttaaaagaacacACAGCCTCTTTATCTTCTTCATCTAGGTGATGTGTGGCTGCCTGAGCCTGCTGCATTTTTCCCAGCCCCGGCTTGCCCTTCCCCTTTGAGCTTCTGCACTTTTTGGCTAAATGTCCCTTTTTGTTACAAGCATGACAAACAACGTCTTTAAATTTACAGTCATTTGCATAGTGTCCCCCTCCACAACGAAAACACTCCACTTTTCTTTCATGCTTACCAGTCTCTCTCCTGACATGGTGCACTGCTGCTGTTTGTGCTCCTCCATGTCCTTTCTGGATATCCTTGGCATTATTAGCAGCCATCTCCATGCCTTGGGAGATTTCCAGAGCTTTCTTGAACGTCAGTGGTGGAGTTTCCCCCAGCAGGCGGCGTTGTGTGGCGTCATTATTAATGCCGCACACTAATCTGTCACGTAGCATATCATCTAACACTGCCCCGAAATCACAATGTTCTGACAGCTGCCGTAACTCGGCTACAAAGTTAGCCACAGACTGACCTTGCCTCCTGAAGTAGCTGTGAAACTTGAATCTTTGGACTATCACAGAAGGTTTTGGATTGTGGTGGTTTCCCACGAGCGTGACAAGATCATCATATGGGATCTCTCCCGGTTTCCGCGGTGTGGCCAAGTTCCTTATCAACTTataagtctttgctccacacgcactCAGGAGAATAGAGCGCTTTTTATCCTCTTCTGTAATCCCATTAGCAGAGAAAAAGTGTCCCAACCTTTCTTCATACTCCGTCCAGTCCTCGTGTCCCTCCACAAATTCACCGACAGTCCCATATGTAGCCATCCTAGCTTGAGGCTCCCTCTCCACGCAGCTCTTCTGTAGCTCCGGGTGCCTTTTTTATTTCCTCTTCAAGCTGCTCCTCTGCAGCCGCCGACACACACTGCCGTCCTCCGTTCTGCTTCACTGCTGCGAACTGCGTCTCTCCTCTGTGTTTTTCCTCGGCGCCGTCGGTCACGCACGGCCGCCTAGCTTACTTAGCACACTTAGCTTAGCTTACAAAACAACAAACCGGAGACacacgaaaaaaacaaaaaccagt from Entelurus aequoreus isolate RoL-2023_Sb linkage group LG02, RoL_Eaeq_v1.1, whole genome shotgun sequence includes:
- the LOC133664485 gene encoding uncharacterized protein K02A2.6-like; the encoded protein is MATYGTVGEFVEGHEDWTEYEERLGHFFSANGITEEDKKRSILLSACGAKTYKLIRNLATPRKPGEIPYDDLVTLVGNHHNPKPSVIVQRFKFHSYFRRQGQSVANFVAELRQLSEHCDFGAVLDDMLRDRLVCGINNDATQRRLLGETPPLTFKKALEISQGMEMAANNAKDIQKGHGGAQTAAVHHVRRETGKHERKVECFRCGGGHYANDCKFKDVVCHACNKKGHLAKKCRSSKGKGKPGLGKMQQAQAATHHLDEEDKEAVCSFNMFGVETDEEPPEPYYATVTVGGQDIKFEIDSGATASVISEDTYRRTWGFNQPPIRPSKLKLRTYTGQPIPHLGVVYVDILAEGQKAKGRLVIAKGRGPSLLGRDVLRKIRLNWHEIKYASTTEVTLQRYSDVFKDELGTLKGMTVKLHVDPEATPRFFKPRAVPYAMKGKVEEELERLQKLGIIKPVQFSRWAAPIVPVLKEDKTARICGDYKVTVNQVSKLEEYPLPRIDDLFATLAGGKLFTKLDMSQAYQQLLLDEDSKEYVTINTHKGLFKYNRLVFGVASSPAIFQRTMDTLLQGIPHVAVYLDDILVTGATEVEHLANLEEVLKRLSEAGLRLKRSKCVFLAPSVTYLGHRITAQGLCPVEDKVRAIKEAPNPKCITELRSFLGMVNYYGKFLPDLSKVLAPLYNLLHNDTKWQWCEEQEAAFKEVKELLHSATLLVHYDPDKQITLSCDASPYGVGAVLSHVMEDGSEKPVGFASRTLTKAEQGYSQLDKEGLAIVFAVKRFHQYLYGRAFKIYTDHKPLMSLFSETKCIPPLASARIQRWALTLSAYQYAIEYRAETVFSLEKLEETPVKASRIKQWTERDPVMSQVKTFLLQGWPSVIEGEELRPYTKRKTELSLQDGCIFWGARVIVPPPGRSQIVEEIHETHPGASRMKSLARSYVWWPGLDKDLEDKVKGCTQCQINQNMPPPAPLHPWEWPDRPWSRLHMDFAGPFKGQMFLLMVDAHSKWIEAHIMSNITAPTTIDKLRQVFAVHGLPDTLVTDNGPTFTSELFSEFMQQNGIHHIRTAPFHPASNGLAERAVQTVKEGLKRMTGDSLSTQLSRFLFKYRLTPQTTTGRTPAEMLMGRRPKSRLDLLRPDMKAKVQGKQEKQKERHDQHARERQLKPDDCVYVRNFSSNNNQQWLPGIILKRSGPVSYVVKLTDGRIFRRHQDHVRLRQDTGSETDSSTEFPGAGPTAVGVGSPESETRTEASVSSGEDGHSHTDIQTSPSLPTPDPPKSPTPAVSAGSPEVVRRSHRTRKPPDRLNV